The Haloarcula halophila nucleotide sequence CCGGGAACCGCGGTACAGCGCTCGATATCGACCGACGATTTATCACCAGACCACCCGACTCGGTCGGTGGGGCCCTGGATGATCCCCGACTCTCTCCTGAGCGATCGTGCATCACTCGCTCCGGGGCCCCAGTTCTGGCTTACTGGTGGAGCCAACAGGTCAACCGGTCGTGAATACAGCGCTGGAGAGTCGTTCGCGAGAGGAGAGTTTCGGCTATCGAGATCATACGCTCTCTTGACGACTGAGACAGCCGTCACTCGCTGGCGTTCCTCGATACGACGGTGAGTTGGCGTGCAAACTCTGTCTGGGTCGCTACTTCCGAGAACGGGATCGTTTCGTCGCCGACCTGAAGGAAGCGCACCTCCGGTCGCTGCTTGAGACGGTTGTACAGGCGGTTCGCGAACAGATGAGATGGGACTGTCGTGTCCGTGGCGACCGATAGTTCCAGAAGATTGCGGTAAATCGGGGAGAGACCCGGCGTCAGACAGTAGCGAACCGGGTTGACTGCTTGTATGTAGGGTTCTACAGCCAGTTCTGAAGCCAACTCGTTGGTCGCAGATCTAACGCTTGGTATCGTGTCTGTATCCCGAGGGTCGACTAACGACTCGTCAATCTCGAAGTATAGCTCCATTTCCAGACCGGAGACATCTACGATGGGCGTGTCTCGGCGCTGGTCCATACAGAATACACCGGCTACGGCAAGTTACGCGTTGGGTAGCAGGCCAAAAATTACAGGAGCCAGTGAACATCGCTGCACACCCGATCGTACGGTTGCAGTCCGATCGGTGTGTACATCGTTTCAATTGGTACTGTCGATCCCGCGGGTGTCCCGGAAACCCATGGATTGCCGTGGCTCGGCAAGTCACGATACCGGTACTGTTCGGAAGAACGCGTCGCTATCTCCGACGAATCGGACTGAGAACGGCGTACCATCGCTTGCCTGGCAGCAGCGAACTGATGAACCGAGATAGCTACAAAACCGTGCCAACGTGGCCCGCGTTATCTGCCGAATTGCGGCAACAATTTCGTCATACCACGAAACTAATACTTTAGATTCGTGTTGGCTGAGATAGAGTTTCGATGTCTCTAGCAGTGACGTTGGCGCTCTTCGTCGTCGCCGTACTATCGTTGCTGCCCGAGACTGACAGACTCCCGCCGCTGCTACTCGTTGGAGCGGTCGTGGGAGCGACAGTTGGAACAGTCACGACCTTCGACCCCCGATATGCCGGTATTGCAGCGGGAGGGCTCGTTATATGGAGTGTCGTCTATCTGCTCGTCAGTGACACAGCCGATACGGAGGCCGGCGAGGAGCCTACGCCGAGAATACGAAAGCCGTCGGAACTACCGGATTTCGACGATGTAGGCGGGTTAGAAGATCTAAAACAGCGACTCGAAGAACGAGTAATCGCTCCGATAACATCGCCTGATGCGTACGAGGAATACGATATCAGTCCCGTGAACGGGATCCTCCTCTATGGCCCTCCCGGGTGTGGAAAAACGTTCGTCGCGAACGCGTTGGCGGGGGAGTCCGGGTTCGCATTGATTTCCGCCACACCGACCGACATTACGAGCAAATGGGTCGGGGAGGCCGCACAGAACATCCAAGTGCTCTTCGAGACAGCTCGGGCGAACGAACCCTGTGTTCTGTTATTGGATGAACTCGATGCCGTGGCCGCCAGTCGCTCGGAAATGGGGACCAGTTCACAACAACAGATGGTGAACCAGTTGCTCGTCGAACTCGCGGCTATCGACGGCTCCGATGTCGTCGTCGTCGGGACGACAAACCGACTCGAAGACATCGACACGGCGATCAGGCGGTCGGGGCGGTTTGACGACAGGATCGAGGTCCCGCCACCGGATGCCGGAGCCAGACGTGAGATACTGCGTGTCGCACTCGACGGTCGGCCAGTGACGAGTACTCTCGACCTCTCGAAAACGGTGTCGGCGACGGCCGGGTACGCCTCCAGCGACGTGGAAACGCTGGCCGAGATCGCTTCGAGGCACGCCCTCAGTGCGAGCGAACCGATCGACGAACACCATCTTTCGGCGGCAGTTGCCGAGACCGGGACGAGCATTGCCAACTGGCTCCCCGCATACGATTCTGTCACAGAGGGTCGGACCGACGTGTCGGTAGTCCAGCCCGATGGGGTGAACATCTCAGCGACAGAGACGCTCGAGACGGACGTGCAAACCCGCTTTTCGGACGTATTGGGGATGGAAGAGACGAAACAGCGGATCCAGACGCGCCTGCTTGATCCGGTTCGGAACAACGCATGGTACGAGACGGTCGGGCTGGCTGATGTCGACGGGGCATTGTTTCATGGCCCCTCCAGCTCAATCCTGACCAAGTTGGCGCGGGCGACCG carries:
- a CDS encoding AAA family ATPase; its protein translation is MSLAVTLALFVVAVLSLLPETDRLPPLLLVGAVVGATVGTVTTFDPRYAGIAAGGLVIWSVVYLLVSDTADTEAGEEPTPRIRKPSELPDFDDVGGLEDLKQRLEERVIAPITSPDAYEEYDISPVNGILLYGPPGCGKTFVANALAGESGFALISATPTDITSKWVGEAAQNIQVLFETARANEPCVLLLDELDAVAASRSEMGTSSQQQMVNQLLVELAAIDGSDVVVVGTTNRLEDIDTAIRRSGRFDDRIEVPPPDAGARREILRVALDGRPVTSTLDLSKTVSATAGYASSDVETLAEIASRHALSASEPIDEHHLSAAVAETGTSIANWLPAYDSVTEGRTDVSVVQPDGVNISATETLETDVQTRFSDVLGMEETKQRIQTRLLDPVRNNAWYETVGLADVDGALFHGPSSSILTKLARATAGELGLPLVVISPEQLGTELQRGPANRMSELFAIARANTPCVVVITDLNRLAPITTDVRQGITFVDRLAGQLRQLAAADLLVIGTATGTAEVASPVRDTGCFEVRIEVSRPDVDTRKTVLRSTLTDEILEDGFDWDQAAAAVAGLASDDIRSVAEMAARTAVRNEQPLSTEGLAAAASEYQSDGEDGPPRYIT